From the genome of Delphinus delphis chromosome 8, mDelDel1.2, whole genome shotgun sequence, one region includes:
- the POU2AF3 gene encoding POU class 2 homeobox associating factor 3, which translates to MPAPEREGVGRDGKRSERERRLRREEEKMESRKGEKGGEGEKAEEKDEREGILGTRLAKPTCRLLAPGLASRPRARRGQRLPRSHVCPEKPKVYQGVRVKITVKELLQQRRAHQAASGGTLSGGNSVHLSDPVPPSSAGQYFEPQPIPSTPNYFQPREFSSCVSCEENPGFLDQIFDSYLQTETHPDPSPSSMQSTPHYFPDSFQPAPFCFNQSLTPGWPSDSSTLSGSLDYSYSPAQLPSYTPENYTSPPSLDTRNCGYPSEDYSYPHLPSHTQYNCFSSATASVCCCASCEAEHLDTFRASECFSYPSTDYVNFTPSAAASSDFCRREANWDICYS; encoded by the exons ATGCCTGCCCCagaaagggagggggtggggagagacggGAAGAGGAGCGAGCGGGAGCGGAGActaaggagggaggaggagaagatggaGAGCAGGAAAGGCGagaaagggggtgagggagagaaggcagaagaaaaagacGAGAGGGAGGGAATTCTCGG GACAAGGCTGGCCAAACCCACCTGCCGGCTGCTTGCCCCAGGGCTGGCTTCCAGGCCAAGGGCACGTAGAGGTCAGAGGCTCCCCAGAAGCCACGTCTGCCCTG AAAAACCTAAGGTGTATCAAGGTGTCCGGGTGAAGATCACAGTGAAGGAGCTGCTGCAGCAGAGAAGGGCACACCAGGCAGCCTCGGGGGGAACC CTGTCCGGAGGCAACAGTGTCCACCTTTCAGACCCAGTCCCACCATCTTCTGCAG gACAGTATTTTGAGCCTCAACCAATTCCTTCCACACCCAATTATTTCCAACCCCGAGAATTTTCCAGTTGTGTTTCTTGTGAAGAAAATCCAGGCTTCCTCGACCAGATATTTGATTCCTACCTTCAGACAGAGACACACCCGGACCCTTCGCCCAGTTCCATGCAAAGTACTCCACACTATTTCCCAGACAGCTTCCAGCCTGCCCCTTTCTGCTTTAACCAGAGCCTG ACCCCAGGATGGCCTTCGGATTCCTCCACTCTCTCTGGTTCCTTAGACTACAGTTACTCTCCTGCTCAGCTACCTTCATATACTCCGGAGAATTACACCTCTCCCCCTTCTCTGGACACCAGAAACTGTGGCTACCCCTCGGAAGACTACTCCTACCCTCACCTGCCCTCACACACCCAGTACAACTGCTTCTCCTCTGCCACCGCCTCTGTCTGCTGCTGTGCGTCCTGCGAGGCAGAACACTTGGACACCTTCAGAGCTTCAGAGTGTTTTTCTTACCCCAGCACAGACTATGTGAACTTcactccctcagcagcagcaagCAGTGATTTCTGTAGGAGGGAAGCAAACTGGGACATCTGCTATAGTTAA